A single region of the Streptomyces sp. NBC_01381 genome encodes:
- a CDS encoding proline racemase family protein, whose product MRTRHVFHAVDSHTEGMPTRVITGGVGVIPGATMAERRLHFIEHMDDLRTLLMYEPRGHAAMSGAILQPPTRPDADYGVLYIEVSGLLPMCGHGTIGVATVLVETGMVPVTEPVTTVRLDTPAGLVTVEVQVSDGAATAVTFTNVPAFCAALDGKIAVPGYGTVTYDLAFGGNFIAFVELDALGLPFDRERKDDLRDAGLAVMDAINASPQRPVHPERPEIAGVKHVYLAAPGSDAHRSRHAMVVHPGWFDRSPCGTGTSARMAQLHARGQLPLNQDFVNESFIGTRFIGRLTEETTVDCGVPAVVPTVTGRAWITGTAQYFLDPDDPFPGGFLL is encoded by the coding sequence ATGCGTACCCGCCACGTCTTCCACGCAGTCGACTCGCACACCGAGGGCATGCCCACGCGCGTGATCACCGGTGGCGTCGGGGTCATCCCAGGCGCCACCATGGCCGAGCGGCGGCTGCACTTCATCGAGCACATGGACGACCTCCGTACGCTCCTGATGTACGAGCCGCGCGGCCACGCCGCCATGAGCGGCGCGATCCTCCAGCCACCCACCCGCCCCGACGCCGACTACGGAGTCCTCTACATCGAGGTCTCCGGACTGCTCCCGATGTGCGGGCACGGCACCATCGGGGTCGCCACCGTCCTGGTCGAGACGGGCATGGTGCCTGTCACGGAACCGGTCACCACGGTCCGGCTCGACACCCCGGCCGGACTCGTGACCGTCGAGGTCCAGGTGTCGGACGGCGCGGCCACGGCGGTCACGTTCACCAACGTACCGGCGTTCTGCGCCGCCCTGGACGGCAAGATCGCGGTGCCCGGGTACGGCACGGTCACCTACGACCTCGCGTTCGGCGGGAACTTCATCGCCTTCGTCGAACTCGACGCTCTGGGGCTGCCGTTCGACCGCGAGCGCAAGGACGACCTGAGGGACGCCGGGCTCGCCGTCATGGACGCGATCAACGCCTCGCCGCAGCGGCCCGTACACCCCGAGCGTCCCGAGATCGCCGGAGTCAAGCACGTCTACCTGGCCGCCCCCGGCTCCGACGCGCACCGCTCACGCCACGCGATGGTGGTCCACCCCGGCTGGTTCGACCGCTCCCCGTGCGGCACGGGCACCTCGGCCCGGATGGCGCAGCTGCACGCGCGCGGCCAACTGCCCCTGAACCAGGACTTCGTCAACGAGTCCTTCATCGGCACCCGCTTCATCGGCCGTCTGACCGAAGAGACCACCGTGGACTGCGGCGTGCCCGCCGTCGTGCCGACCGTCACCGGGCGGGCCTGGATCACCGGCACCGCCCAGTACTTCCTCGACCCGGACGACCCCTTCCCCGGAGGATTTCTGCTGTGA
- a CDS encoding aldehyde dehydrogenase codes for MTAVGPVITSYNPADPSDVLLRIPAPGAFETVDTVERARAAQPGWLLGGAAARSAALGAVADAIDAARVELAALAVREVGKPLTEARAEVARTAAIWRYYAQAPYEPVGAVHETAAGPGLLLSRRRPHGAAGLITPWNFPFAIPSWKAAPALAAGNTVVLKPAPEATGCALRLAEIIQQAMPAGVFTVLPGGATEGNALVSAADVVSFTGSTAVGQAVARAATARGVPVQAEMGGLNAAIVLADADIEQAAAHIAASIAGYAGQKCTATSRVIAVGAALEPLREALAEALRAVPVGDPTDVATVCGPLINEHARGQVGDAGHGLCVLAGGTVPDEPGWYAAPTLVEKVPAGHRLLREEVFGPIAALLPADDLAHAVRITNFVPYGLVTSVHTADLNTALSGLDRLDTGMIRVNAPSTGVDFHLPFGGAKASSHGPREQGRAALEFYTSSRTYTLSPAGAT; via the coding sequence GTGACCGCCGTCGGACCCGTCATCACCTCATACAACCCGGCCGATCCGTCCGACGTACTTCTGCGGATCCCGGCGCCCGGCGCCTTCGAGACGGTCGACACCGTGGAGCGGGCCCGCGCCGCTCAGCCGGGCTGGCTGCTCGGCGGGGCGGCCGCCCGCTCGGCCGCCCTCGGCGCGGTCGCCGACGCCATCGACGCGGCACGCGTCGAGCTGGCCGCACTCGCCGTCCGCGAGGTGGGCAAGCCGCTCACCGAAGCCCGCGCGGAAGTCGCGCGCACCGCCGCGATCTGGCGGTACTACGCCCAGGCTCCGTACGAACCCGTCGGTGCGGTCCACGAGACGGCCGCTGGGCCCGGACTGCTGTTGTCCCGCCGCCGCCCGCACGGCGCGGCCGGTCTGATCACGCCCTGGAACTTCCCCTTCGCCATTCCGAGCTGGAAGGCCGCCCCGGCGCTCGCGGCGGGCAACACGGTCGTCCTCAAGCCCGCACCCGAGGCCACGGGGTGTGCGCTGCGCCTGGCCGAGATCATCCAACAGGCCATGCCCGCAGGGGTGTTCACCGTCCTGCCGGGCGGGGCGACGGAGGGCAACGCGCTCGTCTCCGCCGCCGACGTGGTCTCCTTCACGGGCTCGACCGCCGTCGGCCAGGCCGTCGCCCGCGCCGCAACGGCCCGCGGCGTGCCGGTTCAGGCGGAGATGGGCGGCCTGAACGCGGCGATCGTCCTCGCGGACGCCGACATCGAGCAGGCCGCGGCCCACATCGCCGCCTCCATCGCCGGGTACGCGGGCCAGAAGTGCACCGCCACCAGCCGCGTCATCGCGGTCGGCGCGGCCCTTGAGCCCCTGCGCGAAGCACTCGCCGAAGCGCTGCGGGCCGTGCCGGTGGGCGACCCGACCGACGTGGCGACCGTGTGCGGGCCGCTCATCAACGAGCACGCCCGAGGCCAGGTGGGCGACGCCGGGCACGGCCTGTGCGTGCTGGCCGGCGGTACCGTGCCCGACGAGCCCGGCTGGTACGCGGCCCCGACCCTGGTCGAGAAGGTCCCGGCGGGCCACCGGCTGCTGCGCGAAGAGGTCTTCGGCCCCATCGCGGCCCTGCTGCCCGCCGACGACCTGGCCCACGCGGTGCGGATCACCAACTTCGTGCCGTACGGCCTGGTCACCTCTGTCCACACCGCCGACCTGAACACGGCACTGAGCGGCCTCGATCGGCTCGACACCGGAATGATCCGGGTCAACGCCCCATCCACCGGCGTCGACTTCCACTTGCCGTTCGGTGGAGCCAAGGCGTCCAGCCACGGGCCGCGCGAACAGGGCCGGGCCGCGCTGGAGTTCTACACCTCGAGCCGGACCTACACCCTGTCGCCAGCAGGGGCAACGTGA
- a CDS encoding GntR family transcriptional regulator, translated as MGHLKHHDLNATRERLRDQVAHALRAALISGELRPGQVYSAPTLAEDFGISATPVREAMLDLAREGLVEPVRNKGFRVTEVNERDLDQYTEIRALIEVPMIGRITRSAAREDLEALRPVAEEIVRAARDHDLIGYLDADRQFHLSLLALSGNDRLVETVGDLRKRSRLYGLSTLDERGELIPSAEEHLELLDLMLAGQAKAAEKCMSKHLGHVRSLWASSGSSSSPEANSAAGRTRKRSA; from the coding sequence ATGGGGCACCTGAAGCACCACGACCTCAACGCCACCCGGGAGCGGCTGCGCGACCAGGTGGCCCACGCCCTGCGGGCCGCTCTGATCTCCGGTGAGCTGCGTCCGGGCCAGGTGTACTCGGCGCCCACGCTCGCCGAGGACTTCGGCATCTCGGCGACGCCCGTACGCGAGGCGATGCTCGACCTGGCCCGCGAGGGCCTGGTCGAGCCCGTCCGCAACAAGGGATTCCGGGTCACCGAGGTCAATGAGCGTGACCTCGACCAGTACACGGAGATCCGCGCCTTGATCGAGGTCCCCATGATCGGCCGGATCACCCGCAGTGCCGCGCGCGAGGACCTGGAAGCGCTGCGCCCGGTCGCCGAGGAAATCGTCCGGGCGGCGCGGGACCACGACCTCATCGGTTACCTGGACGCCGACCGGCAGTTCCACCTCTCGCTCCTCGCCCTCTCGGGCAACGACCGCCTGGTCGAGACGGTCGGCGACCTGCGCAAGCGCTCCCGCCTGTACGGGCTCTCCACCCTGGACGAGCGCGGCGAGCTGATCCCCTCGGCCGAGGAGCACTTGGAGCTGCTCGACCTGATGCTCGCGGGCCAGGCGAAGGCGGCGGAGAAGTGCATGTCCAAGCACCTGGGCCATGTCCGCTCCCTGTGGGCCAGCAGCGGCAGTTCCTCCTCGCCTGAGGCCAACTCGGCGGCGGGGCGCACCCGGAAGCGTTCCGCCTGA
- a CDS encoding alpha/beta fold hydrolase, giving the protein MNPAYATTDHRFTVPLDHSAPHGPTIEVFAREVVDPARGGEQLPWLLYLQGGPGGKAPRPSAGSPGWLPQALKTHRVLLLDQRGTGRSTPVTARTAARFVSAAQLAAHLAHFRADAIVADAELIRRQLCGGETWETLGQSYGGFITLTYLSHSPEGLRACYVTGGLPGLAATADDVYARTYPRVRERVLDFYARYPHDAPRLRKIADRLAADDIRLPGGDRLTIGRLRALGLALGMGDGFERIHWLLDESLDADGELTDTFLHQVEALTGFTDNPLFAVMQESLYGQGSAPGNWAASRALAGFPEFAEDADPLLLTGEMIYPWMFREIRGLRPFADAADLLARRGDWPSLYDPHRLAANQVPLAAAVYHDDMYVDAGLSLRTAREVGATRVWVTNEWEHDGVTASGGRVLARLMDLAAGRA; this is encoded by the coding sequence ATGAACCCGGCGTACGCCACCACCGACCACCGCTTCACCGTCCCACTGGACCACTCGGCCCCGCACGGCCCGACCATCGAAGTGTTTGCGCGCGAGGTCGTCGACCCGGCCCGCGGCGGTGAACAACTGCCCTGGCTGCTCTATCTGCAGGGCGGTCCCGGCGGCAAGGCCCCACGCCCTTCGGCCGGTTCACCGGGCTGGCTGCCCCAGGCCCTCAAGACACACCGGGTGCTGCTCCTCGACCAGCGCGGCACCGGCCGCTCCACGCCGGTCACCGCGCGCACGGCCGCCCGGTTCGTCTCCGCCGCCCAACTGGCCGCGCATCTGGCCCACTTCCGCGCCGACGCGATCGTGGCCGACGCGGAACTGATACGCCGTCAACTGTGCGGCGGGGAAACCTGGGAGACGCTCGGCCAGAGCTATGGCGGCTTCATCACGCTGACCTACCTCTCGCACTCCCCGGAGGGCCTGCGGGCCTGCTACGTCACCGGCGGCCTGCCCGGTCTCGCCGCGACCGCCGACGACGTGTACGCCCGTACCTACCCGCGGGTGCGGGAGCGGGTCCTCGACTTCTACGCCCGCTACCCGCACGACGCCCCACGCCTCCGCAAGATCGCCGATCGCCTCGCGGCCGACGACATCCGGCTGCCCGGCGGGGACCGCCTGACGATCGGCCGTCTGCGCGCCCTCGGCCTCGCGCTCGGCATGGGCGACGGGTTCGAGCGGATCCACTGGCTGCTCGACGAATCCCTGGACGCGGACGGCGAGTTGACGGACACCTTCCTCCACCAGGTCGAGGCCCTGACCGGCTTCACCGACAACCCGCTGTTCGCCGTCATGCAGGAGTCGCTGTACGGGCAAGGTTCCGCCCCGGGCAACTGGGCGGCGTCCCGCGCGCTCGCCGGCTTCCCCGAGTTCGCCGAGGACGCGGACCCGCTCCTCCTCACCGGCGAAATGATCTACCCCTGGATGTTCCGGGAGATCAGGGGGCTGCGCCCCTTCGCGGACGCGGCGGACCTCCTGGCCCGCCGCGGCGACTGGCCCTCGCTCTACGACCCGCACCGCCTGGCCGCCAACCAGGTCCCCCTGGCCGCTGCGGTCTACCACGACGACATGTACGTCGACGCCGGCCTCTCCCTGCGCACGGCACGCGAAGTCGGCGCCACTCGAGTCTGGGTCACCAATGAGTGGGAGCACGACGGCGTCACCGCCTCGGGCGGCCGCGTCCTCGCGCGCCTGATGGACCTGGCCGCGGGCCGCGCGTAA
- a CDS encoding collagenase yields MRRPPTRKLAQLLIPTVAVAGLGLALLAPNGAAAPADAGAPKPAPRSAPAPQPASATVLAADLAPGHAADPARSATKASNSAQRPPLPAAQNAAERKKARSAAKAAADCNVSDFTSKTGPALVEQIKQSETTCINTLFSVTGEDSKALFREEQMVTVANALEDVATNYPGNNSTFASQVVLYLRAGYYVQYNQPENVGEYGPTLKSAIQGALDAFFGSSHAFDVTEANGETLSEAVILIDSSGENARHLDVVKRLQKDYNASYDEFYGMLAAVNNTYTVLFRGHQLPEFAEAVKADPSVLTGLRDFAVAHDDLLGTDKSYLASNAGRELGRFLQQADLKDTVKPLVKELLGRSEITGRTAPLWVGLAEMTDEFDKENCAEYDTCDLQDRVRDAVLTIKHECGPSAKILAQELTAAELTATCDSILKQDPVFHGIVKDNGPVKDDNNTNIEIVAFNSSTDYKTYAGVVFGIDTNNGGMYLEGDPAAEGNQPRFIAYEQPAQDGAFQIWNLNHEYTHYLDGRFDMYGDFAAGQTTPTVMWIEGFAEYVSYSYRGITYDRAIEEAGKNTYKLSQLFETTYDNTDTTRTYQWGYLGVRYMLQSHPEDVATLLGHYRAGEYDAAHTLLRDTIGTKYDADFADWLSKCADGDCGQLPARSGR; encoded by the coding sequence ATGCGCAGACCCCCCACCAGAAAACTCGCACAACTGCTGATACCTACAGTGGCCGTCGCCGGCCTGGGGCTCGCCCTGCTCGCCCCCAACGGCGCGGCGGCCCCGGCCGACGCCGGGGCACCCAAGCCCGCACCGAGGTCGGCCCCCGCTCCACAGCCCGCCTCCGCCACCGTGCTCGCCGCCGACCTCGCACCCGGGCACGCGGCCGACCCCGCGCGATCGGCCACGAAGGCCTCGAACTCCGCGCAACGCCCTCCGCTCCCCGCGGCCCAGAACGCCGCAGAACGCAAGAAGGCCCGCTCTGCGGCGAAGGCCGCCGCGGACTGCAACGTCAGCGACTTCACCTCGAAGACCGGCCCTGCCCTGGTCGAGCAGATCAAGCAGTCGGAAACCACCTGCATCAACACACTGTTCAGCGTGACCGGTGAGGACTCCAAGGCCCTCTTCCGCGAGGAACAGATGGTCACGGTGGCGAACGCACTCGAGGACGTCGCGACCAACTACCCGGGGAACAACAGCACTTTCGCATCCCAAGTGGTGCTGTACCTGCGTGCCGGCTACTACGTCCAGTACAACCAGCCGGAGAACGTCGGCGAATACGGCCCGACGCTGAAGAGCGCCATTCAGGGCGCCCTGGATGCCTTCTTCGGCTCGTCCCACGCCTTCGACGTCACCGAGGCCAACGGCGAGACCCTCTCCGAGGCGGTCATCCTGATCGACAGCTCCGGAGAGAACGCCCGCCACCTCGACGTGGTCAAGCGCCTGCAGAAGGACTACAACGCGTCGTACGACGAGTTCTACGGGATGCTCGCGGCGGTCAACAACACCTACACCGTGCTCTTCCGCGGCCACCAGCTGCCGGAGTTCGCGGAGGCCGTGAAGGCCGACCCGAGCGTCCTCACCGGACTGCGTGACTTCGCCGTCGCCCACGACGACCTGCTCGGCACCGACAAGTCCTACCTGGCCAGCAACGCCGGACGCGAACTCGGCCGCTTCCTGCAGCAAGCCGACCTCAAGGACACCGTCAAGCCGTTGGTGAAGGAGCTGCTCGGCCGCAGCGAGATCACTGGACGCACCGCCCCGCTCTGGGTCGGCCTCGCCGAGATGACGGATGAGTTCGACAAGGAGAACTGCGCCGAGTACGACACCTGTGACCTGCAGGACCGCGTACGCGATGCAGTGCTGACGATCAAACACGAATGCGGTCCGAGTGCGAAGATCCTCGCGCAGGAGCTGACCGCGGCCGAACTCACGGCCACATGCGACAGCATCCTCAAGCAGGACCCGGTGTTCCACGGCATCGTCAAGGACAACGGCCCGGTCAAGGACGACAACAACACCAACATCGAGATCGTCGCCTTCAACTCCAGCACCGACTACAAGACCTACGCCGGTGTCGTCTTCGGCATCGACACCAACAACGGCGGCATGTACCTGGAGGGCGACCCGGCCGCCGAGGGCAACCAGCCGCGTTTCATCGCTTACGAGCAGCCGGCCCAGGACGGCGCCTTCCAGATCTGGAACCTCAACCACGAGTACACCCACTACCTCGACGGCCGCTTCGACATGTACGGCGACTTCGCAGCCGGGCAGACCACCCCGACGGTGATGTGGATCGAGGGTTTCGCCGAGTACGTCTCCTACTCGTACCGCGGTATCACCTACGACAGGGCGATCGAGGAGGCGGGCAAGAACACCTACAAGCTCAGCCAGCTCTTCGAGACCACCTACGACAACACCGACACCACTCGTACCTACCAGTGGGGCTATCTGGGCGTCCGTTACATGCTCCAGTCGCACCCCGAGGACGTTGCCACCCTGCTCGGCCACTACCGAGCAGGCGAGTACGACGCGGCCCACACCCTGCTCCGCGACACCATCGGCACCAAGTACGACGCCGACTTCGCCGACTGGCTGAGCAAGTGCGCCGACGGCGACTGCGGCCAACTGCCGGCCCGTAGCGGCCGGTGA
- a CDS encoding LysE family translocator: MSVAFLLTALVVVVTPGTGAVYTLAVGLSHGRRASVVAALGCTLGVVPHLVATITGLAALLHTNAVAYEVVKYLGVGYLLYMAWATLRDKEALTVEKEAEPWSAAHVIASAVLTNLLNPKLTMFFVAFLPQFVPADESGSLGVMLQLSAVFMALTFGVFAAYGMCAAAMRNRVLARPRVMLGIRRVFAASFVALSARLAVA, encoded by the coding sequence TTGAGTGTTGCGTTCCTGCTGACCGCCCTGGTTGTGGTGGTCACCCCCGGCACCGGCGCGGTGTACACCCTCGCTGTCGGACTGTCCCATGGCCGACGGGCGAGCGTCGTCGCTGCGCTCGGCTGCACTCTCGGCGTCGTTCCGCATCTGGTGGCGACGATCACCGGCCTTGCCGCGCTGCTGCACACCAACGCCGTCGCCTACGAGGTGGTGAAGTACCTCGGTGTCGGTTACCTGCTGTACATGGCCTGGGCGACGCTGCGCGACAAGGAGGCGCTGACCGTCGAGAAGGAGGCCGAGCCGTGGTCGGCGGCTCACGTGATCGCCTCGGCGGTGCTGACCAACCTGCTCAACCCGAAGCTCACGATGTTCTTCGTCGCGTTCCTCCCGCAGTTCGTCCCCGCCGACGAGTCCGGCTCCCTGGGCGTCATGCTTCAGCTCAGCGCCGTTTTCATGGCGCTGACCTTCGGTGTCTTCGCCGCCTACGGGATGTGTGCCGCTGCCATGCGCAACCGAGTGCTGGCCCGGCCGAGGGTGATGCTCGGCATCCGCCGGGTGTTCGCCGCCTCCTTCGTAGCCCTGAGCGCGCGGCTGGCGGTGGCGTGA
- a CDS encoding FKBP-type peptidyl-prolyl cis-trans isomerase gives MSELTKPEVDVPEGDAPTELTIRDLVVGDGAEVKPGMVVRVHYVGVAFESGKEFDASWDRGEPFKFALGGGRVIKGWDRGVKGMKVGGRREIIIPPRLGYGNQSPSPLIPAGSTLLFVVDLLASYSSTAGWSNA, from the coding sequence ATGAGTGAACTGACGAAACCCGAGGTCGACGTTCCGGAGGGTGACGCTCCTACCGAGTTGACCATCCGGGACCTGGTCGTCGGGGACGGGGCCGAGGTGAAGCCGGGCATGGTGGTCAGGGTCCACTATGTCGGGGTGGCCTTCGAGTCCGGGAAGGAGTTCGATGCCTCCTGGGACCGGGGCGAGCCGTTCAAGTTTGCCCTGGGCGGTGGCAGGGTTATCAAGGGCTGGGACCGAGGGGTGAAAGGGATGAAGGTCGGCGGTCGACGCGAGATCATCATTCCCCCACGTCTCGGCTACGGCAATCAGTCGCCATCACCGTTGATCCCGGCGGGCTCGACCCTCCTCTTCGTGGTGGACCTGCTGGCCTCGTATTCCAGCACAGCCGGGTGGAGCAACGCCTAG
- a CDS encoding Lrp/AsnC family transcriptional regulator yields the protein MQENISGRAPLPDSRTADESAPFSELDLALVDALQAAPRAPWSRIGRALGVDATTAARRWERLRAGGLAWVSAYDSAKATTVAYVEVRCRPRAVESAGATLADMPWVFSVDETAGDFDLLASVVAADLPSLGRSVHGLIGGLKGVRSTRTRLGITLYSEGGDWRMRAMEPSGDAELSAPRTSRPTPYSAHMHHRPPPAEQALLEALGRDGRLGYTELGTATGMSEHTARRRLQRMIRDRDITFRCDLAHPLAGLSTIVLYRTAVPHTHLEATGNALARREEVRLAVSVSGSDNLLVMVWLRGLHAIDPFEAHLAERFPHLKVSDRTVFLHSRKRMGRLLDTTGRAVGHVPFALPEV from the coding sequence TTGCAGGAAAACATCTCGGGACGAGCTCCGCTCCCCGATTCCCGCACCGCGGACGAGAGTGCCCCCTTCTCCGAGTTGGACCTGGCCCTCGTCGACGCGCTCCAGGCCGCTCCCCGGGCACCGTGGTCCCGGATCGGCAGGGCCCTCGGCGTGGACGCGACCACAGCGGCCCGCCGCTGGGAACGTCTGCGGGCGGGCGGTCTGGCCTGGGTCAGCGCGTACGACTCCGCGAAGGCGACGACCGTCGCCTACGTCGAGGTCAGGTGCCGGCCCCGGGCCGTGGAATCCGCCGGCGCCACGCTGGCCGACATGCCCTGGGTCTTCAGCGTCGACGAGACGGCCGGCGACTTCGATCTCCTGGCGTCGGTCGTCGCTGCCGACCTGCCCTCCCTCGGCCGCTCGGTGCACGGCCTGATCGGCGGCCTGAAAGGCGTACGGTCCACCCGCACACGCCTCGGCATCACCCTGTACAGCGAAGGCGGCGACTGGCGCATGCGGGCCATGGAACCGTCCGGCGACGCGGAACTCTCCGCCCCGCGCACCTCACGCCCGACTCCGTACAGCGCCCACATGCACCACCGGCCGCCGCCCGCGGAGCAGGCCCTCCTGGAAGCCCTCGGCCGTGACGGACGCCTCGGCTACACCGAACTGGGCACCGCGACCGGCATGAGCGAACACACCGCACGGCGCCGGCTCCAGCGGATGATCCGGGACAGGGACATCACCTTCCGCTGCGACCTGGCCCATCCCCTCGCCGGGCTCTCGACCATCGTGCTGTACCGCACCGCTGTCCCCCACACCCACCTCGAGGCCACGGGCAACGCACTGGCTCGTAGGGAAGAGGTGCGCCTGGCCGTGTCCGTCAGCGGCTCCGACAACCTCCTGGTCATGGTCTGGCTGCGCGGCCTGCATGCCATCGACCCCTTCGAGGCGCACCTCGCGGAACGCTTCCCGCATCTGAAGGTCAGCGACCGCACTGTCTTCCTCCACTCCCGCAAGCGCATGGGCCGGCTCCTCGACACCACCGGCCGCGCCGTCGGGCACGTCCCCTTCGCTCTGCCGGAGGTCTGA
- a CDS encoding MFS transporter: protein MSAPPPQPVRRTVRITIVLLFTAWLVDYADRLVINLALPSIGDEFDVGRGEQGLIVSAFFLAYALCQIPGGLLADRHGAQRVMLWALLSWSVFTALTGFAWSFGVLLLMRFAFGAAEGVFPPASMKVLVERTTPAERMGANGVIMSSNALAGVLTPLLVAPLIAAFGWRSAFFSAAALGVFVVVAIRVWLPAPLPVVAPEARVDRRRAGGVLRKGVIWRFSAMMFGYSLIVWGLSTWIPSYVSEEYGVSLASAGALVAIPGLAATGAIVVGGRLADRLGGHHRRVIVPSMTVAAVTLLFMVFSPSLIGFIVFGTLATTAVSLCYMPILAVPLGGLAAEDVGVGSGAIVFGGQVAGMVAPPVIGALADAFSFKVAFASLVLGAAIALVMALLTPQDAASFRAATGASELPTPAKEHS, encoded by the coding sequence GTGTCTGCTCCGCCCCCGCAGCCCGTCCGCAGAACCGTCCGGATCACGATCGTGCTGCTGTTCACCGCCTGGCTGGTCGACTACGCCGACCGACTCGTCATCAACCTGGCCCTGCCCTCCATCGGCGACGAGTTCGACGTGGGCCGCGGGGAACAGGGCCTGATCGTCTCGGCGTTCTTCCTCGCCTACGCGCTGTGTCAGATCCCCGGTGGCCTGCTCGCCGACCGGCACGGCGCCCAGCGGGTCATGCTCTGGGCCCTGCTGTCCTGGTCGGTGTTCACCGCGCTGACCGGCTTCGCCTGGTCGTTCGGCGTCCTGCTGCTGATGCGGTTCGCGTTCGGTGCCGCGGAAGGCGTCTTTCCGCCCGCTTCGATGAAGGTCCTCGTGGAGCGGACGACACCGGCCGAGCGGATGGGCGCCAATGGCGTGATCATGAGCTCGAACGCCCTCGCCGGGGTCCTCACCCCGCTCCTCGTCGCACCTCTGATCGCCGCTTTCGGCTGGCGTTCGGCGTTCTTCTCGGCGGCGGCGCTCGGCGTCTTCGTCGTGGTGGCGATACGGGTGTGGCTCCCCGCGCCGCTGCCGGTGGTGGCCCCGGAGGCCCGCGTCGACCGGCGGCGCGCCGGGGGCGTCCTGCGCAAGGGCGTGATCTGGCGGTTCAGCGCCATGATGTTCGGCTACAGCCTGATCGTGTGGGGTCTCAGCACGTGGATCCCGTCCTATGTGAGCGAGGAGTACGGCGTCTCGCTCGCCTCGGCCGGGGCCCTCGTGGCGATTCCCGGCCTCGCCGCGACCGGCGCGATCGTCGTCGGCGGGCGACTCGCGGACCGCCTGGGCGGCCACCACCGCAGGGTGATCGTGCCCAGCATGACGGTGGCCGCCGTCACGCTGCTGTTCATGGTCTTCTCGCCGTCGCTCATCGGCTTCATCGTCTTCGGCACGCTCGCGACGACCGCCGTCTCCCTCTGCTACATGCCGATCCTCGCGGTGCCGCTGGGCGGCCTCGCGGCCGAGGACGTCGGCGTGGGCAGCGGGGCGATCGTCTTCGGCGGCCAGGTGGCGGGCATGGTCGCCCCGCCCGTCATCGGCGCGCTCGCCGACGCCTTCTCGTTCAAGGTGGCCTTCGCGTCCTTGGTGCTCGGCGCGGCCATCGCTCTTGTGATGGCGCTTCTCACCCCGCAGGACGCCGCCTCCTTCCGGGCCGCCACCGGCGCGTCCGAACTCCCCACGCCCGCAAAGGAGCACTCATGA